From Nicotiana tabacum cultivar K326 chromosome 22, ASM71507v2, whole genome shotgun sequence, one genomic window encodes:
- the LOC107768304 gene encoding uncharacterized protein LOC107768304, translating into MDCYFSQKSGDKEGKSGNPQIDAKTILRDRAITMFVRWMYDAGLPFNCVNYTDTFSAFIEAVGQYGPGMKPPTYHEVRGPYLKKEVAEVNKIVEEHKVEWNKFGCSIMMDKWTARNEKMIINILVNSPKGSLFLESVDASDSSTDSTKMYSLFKSTIDSIGAENVVQVVTDNASENVKAGDLMSAGYPHIYWTPCAAHSINLIFGDIFKERPFSSIFNQAIRVHSYIVQRPLLLNMMKRFTKQRSLVKPAKTRFATAFLTLHRMYEQKSNLKKLFVSDEYTNSAYGREARGRESADIILSPLFWNNVVHALKIGGPLVKVLRLVDGEQRPLMGYLYEAMDRAKEAIQVSFSDKRKYKRVFEIIDKWWDSKLHSPLHAAGLVLNPELFYDNEERILGDEPLWNGYYECIETLIPEESVQDKITEQFSIYRNA; encoded by the coding sequence ATGGATTGTTACTTCTCGCAAAAATCTGGAGATAAGGAAGGAAAAAGTGGTAATCCTCAAATTGATGCCAAAACGATTTTGAGGGATCGTGCAATTACAATGTTTGTGCGATGGATGTATGATGCAGGTCTTCCttttaattgtgttaattataCTGACACTTTTTCTGCTTTTATTGAGGCCGTAGGCCAATATGGTCCAGGAATGAagcctccaacatatcatgaaGTTAGAGGGCCATATCTAAAAAAAGAGGTGGCAGAGGTGAACAAAATCGTGGAGGAGCACAAAGTAgaatggaacaagtttggttgttcCATTATGATGGATAAGTGGACGGCGAGAAATGAAAAAATGATCATCAATATCTTGGTGAATTCTCCTAAGGGAAGCCTGTTTCTTGAGTCCGTTGATGCAAGCGACTCTTCGACTGATTCAACCAAAATGTACTCCTTGTTCAAGAGTACAATAGACTCTATTGGAGCAGAAAATGTTGTTCAAGTTGTCACGGACAACGCCAGTGAAAATGTTAAAGCTGGCGATTTGATGTCTGCTGGGTACCCGCATATTTATTGGACTCCGTGTGCAGCACATTCCATTAATTTGATCTTCGGTGACATTTTTAAGGAAAGACCCTTTAGTTCAATCTTTAATCAGGCAATTAGAGTGCATTCCTATATTGTTCAAAGgcctttgttattgaatatgatGAAGAGATTCACTAAACAAAGAAGCTTGGTAAAACCCGCAAAGACAAGATTTGCTACTGCTTTCTTGACTTTGCATAGGATGTATGAGCAAAAAAGCAATTTGAAGAAGTTGTTTGTTTCAGATGAGTACACTAATAGTGCCTATGGAAGGGAAGCTCGAGGGAGAGAATCTGCAGATATTATACTTTCTCCTTTATTCTGGAATAATgtggttcatgcattgaagattggtGGTCCTTTAGTTAAAGTGCTTCGTTTGGTGGATGGGGAGCAAAGGCCACTAATGGGCTACCTGTACGAAGCAATGGATAGGGCAAAGGAGGCTATTCAAGTCTCGTTTAGtgataaaagaaaatacaaaagagtCTTTGAGATCatagataaatggtgggatagtAAGCTTCATAGCCCTTTGCATGCAGCTGGACTTGTTTTGAACCCGGAACTGTTTTATGACAATGAAGAAAGGATTCTAGGAGATGAACCTTTGTGGAATGGATACTATGAATGTATTGAGACGTTGATACCTGAAGAATCCGTGCAAGATAAAATAACAGAGCAATTTAGTATTTATAGAAACGCTTAG